One genomic region from Kamptonema formosum PCC 6407 encodes:
- a CDS encoding S-layer homology domain-containing protein, protein MQKLVLIFSTILLVQGVPIMVEAQQVGSPIEQVVQAGLMTKDTNGNFNAEGIISRAELASILVRTFQLERRNTAQKPDIAVPDVPNSYWGYNAIQTVLKTGTMSGYRDGLFFPNQRVSRAEALAIFAQAYGVFQFPEENVSEILARYPDAGEIPSWARKSMATALYERFVNIEGGTNKINPLNPMTRADMAYALSRYLEKQARPGSIPADPAPSGSNSTPNPVNIPIPVPGT, encoded by the coding sequence ATGCAAAAGTTAGTCCTTATTTTTTCGACAATATTGCTAGTACAAGGAGTGCCAATAATGGTAGAAGCTCAACAAGTAGGAAGTCCAATTGAACAGGTTGTACAAGCTGGATTGATGACAAAAGATACCAATGGCAATTTTAATGCTGAGGGCATTATTAGTCGTGCTGAATTGGCTTCTATTTTAGTGAGAACCTTTCAATTAGAGCGTCGAAATACAGCGCAAAAACCGGATATTGCTGTACCTGATGTACCTAACTCTTATTGGGGATACAATGCGATCCAAACTGTATTAAAAACGGGAACAATGAGCGGGTATCGAGATGGGCTATTTTTCCCTAATCAAAGGGTAAGCCGTGCGGAAGCTTTGGCAATTTTTGCTCAAGCTTATGGAGTGTTTCAGTTTCCCGAAGAGAATGTTTCTGAGATTTTAGCTAGATATCCCGATGCTGGAGAAATTCCTAGTTGGGCGAGAAAGTCAATGGCGACTGCACTTTATGAAAGGTTTGTGAATATTGAGGGAGGAACTAATAAGATTAATCCTTTGAACCCAATGACTCGCGCGGATATGGCTTATGCGTTGAGTAGGTATTTGGAGAAGCAAGCAAGACCTGGTTCTATTCCTGCCGATCCTGCTCCTAGTGGAAGTAATTCTACTCCTAATCCGGTTAATATTCCGATTCCGGTTCCCGGAACTTGA
- the mfd gene encoding transcription-repair coupling factor, whose translation MAFSSIIRTIGRSQLAAELLTQLKRHRCLQLSGVARLPKGLTVSALAQQEGRNLLVVAATLEEAGRWASQLETMGWQAVHCYPTSEASPYEVSYSEQSEMTWGQMQVLADLLSGELGALEQGGGGAEGQGGGGAEGQGSGGAEGQGSGGAEERVPSSISPSPLLPRSPAPSRSSPSIAIVATERALQPHLPPVLAFKPFCLKLKRGMSWDSRAVDLKLAMMGYDRVSLVEMEGQWSRRGDIVDVYPVAAELPVRLEWFGDELEQMREFDPSTQRSLDKINQLVLTPTDFSPIIAAALQASGEGEGEGEGEGEGEKLSSKVPRRLLGKAFEQPACLLDYLPENTLVAIDEPGQCQAHSDRWFEVAQEHWRIENENLELPKIHRSFADSLANVEVFDRISLTELAEDASAQKSKTPSVGSATKQSQSSINLASRPVPVMPHQYAKLAEMVRQERDRGFSIFLVSAQPSRSVSLLSEHDCPSQFIPNPRDYLAIDKLQAQHLPIALKYSGVAELEGFILPTFRLVVVTDREFYGQHSLATFSYIRKRRRAASKQVDPNKLSANDYVVHRQHGIGRFLRLESLTINQETREYLVIQYGDGTLRIAADQLGALSRFRTVGDRAPELNKLSAQTWEKTKAKVRKSIKKLAVDLLNLYAKRAQQVGFAFPPDMPWQQELEDSFPYQPTPDQLKATQDVKRDMEGDRPMDRLVCGDVGFGKTEVAIRAIFKAITAGKQVAMLAPTTILTQQHYHTLKERFAPYPIEVGLLNRFRTETERRELQRRLASGELDVVVGTQSILSKGVKFKDLGLMVVDEEQRFGVKQKEAIKALKTMVDVLTLTATPIPRTLYMSLSGIREMSIIATPPPTRRPIQTHLAAYDPEVVRTAIRQELDRGGQVFYVVPRIEGIDDLAAQLGVMVPGAKIAIAHGQMDASELEAIMLAFSAADFDILVCTTIIESGLDIPRVNTILIEDAQRFGLAQLYQLRGRVGRAGVQAHAWLFYPNQNRLTDEARQRLRAIQEFAQLGSGYQLAIRDLEIRGAGDILGAEQSGQMDAIGFDLYAQMLEEAIREIKGQEIPQVEDTQIDLTLTAFIPADYITDLDQKMSAYRSVASASTLEELSQIEAAWCDRYGPIPKPAQQLIRVVQLKQLAMKIGFSRIKPENKQHIVLETPMEEPGWNLLKANLPDHLHARFVYSKGKVTIRGMGVLTADKQLDHLIDWLGKMQGALSEATI comes from the coding sequence ATGGCTTTCTCTTCGATTATTCGTACCATTGGGCGATCGCAACTAGCAGCAGAACTCCTCACCCAACTAAAACGGCACCGGTGTTTGCAACTTTCCGGTGTCGCCCGTTTGCCCAAAGGTTTGACAGTTTCAGCTCTAGCACAGCAAGAAGGGCGAAATTTACTTGTAGTAGCGGCAACTTTAGAGGAAGCAGGGCGCTGGGCCTCTCAACTTGAGACGATGGGTTGGCAAGCTGTTCACTGTTACCCGACTTCGGAGGCATCCCCTTACGAGGTATCTTACTCCGAGCAAAGTGAAATGACCTGGGGGCAAATGCAGGTTTTAGCGGATCTGCTGAGTGGGGAATTGGGAGCTCTTGAGCAGGGGGGCGGAGGGGCAGAGGGACAGGGGGGCGGAGGAGCAGAGGGGCAGGGGAGCGGAGGAGCAGAGGGGCAGGGGAGCGGAGGGGCAGAGGAGAGAGTTCCGTCTTCTATCTCCCCATCTCCCCTGCTCCCCCGCTCCCCCGCTCCCTCCCGCTCTTCCCCTTCGATCGCCATTGTCGCTACAGAAAGGGCTTTGCAGCCTCATTTACCGCCTGTATTGGCTTTTAAACCATTTTGCCTGAAATTAAAGCGGGGTATGAGTTGGGATTCTAGGGCAGTTGACCTGAAACTGGCTATGATGGGATACGATCGCGTTTCTCTGGTGGAAATGGAGGGACAGTGGAGCAGGCGCGGCGATATTGTTGATGTCTATCCAGTGGCGGCGGAGTTGCCAGTGCGGTTGGAGTGGTTTGGGGATGAGTTGGAACAAATGCGGGAATTTGACCCATCTACCCAGCGATCGCTTGACAAAATTAATCAGTTGGTTTTGACTCCTACGGATTTTAGCCCAATTATTGCTGCTGCTCTTCAAGCTAGCGGCGAGGGGGAAGGGGAAGGGGAAGGGGAAGGGGAAGGGGAAAAGTTATCTTCTAAAGTGCCGCGAAGGTTGTTGGGTAAGGCTTTTGAGCAGCCAGCTTGTTTGTTGGATTATTTGCCTGAGAATACGTTAGTGGCTATTGATGAACCAGGTCAATGCCAAGCTCATAGCGATCGCTGGTTTGAAGTAGCCCAAGAACATTGGAGAATTGAGAATGAAAATTTGGAATTACCCAAAATTCACCGCTCTTTTGCTGATTCTTTGGCAAATGTCGAAGTATTCGATCGCATTTCCCTCACAGAATTAGCAGAAGATGCTTCAGCTCAAAAGTCAAAAACGCCCAGCGTTGGGAGTGCAACGAAGCAATCTCAAAGCTCTATTAATTTAGCCAGTCGTCCCGTACCGGTGATGCCGCACCAATACGCGAAACTGGCAGAAATGGTCAGACAAGAGCGCGATCGCGGCTTTTCTATTTTTCTAGTTTCAGCTCAACCTAGCCGTTCTGTTTCTCTGCTATCAGAGCATGACTGTCCCTCTCAATTCATCCCCAATCCTCGCGACTATTTAGCGATTGACAAACTACAAGCCCAACACTTGCCGATCGCCTTAAAATACAGCGGAGTTGCCGAGTTAGAAGGTTTTATTCTCCCTACTTTCCGGTTAGTTGTTGTCACCGATCGTGAATTTTACGGTCAACACTCCCTAGCTACTTTTAGCTATATCCGCAAGCGGCGGCGTGCGGCTTCTAAACAAGTTGATCCTAATAAACTTAGTGCTAATGATTATGTAGTTCATCGACAGCATGGAATTGGCAGATTCCTGAGATTGGAAAGCCTGACAATTAATCAAGAAACTCGCGAATATTTGGTGATTCAATATGGAGACGGGACGCTGAGAATAGCGGCCGACCAATTGGGCGCACTATCTAGGTTTCGGACGGTGGGCGATCGCGCTCCTGAACTCAACAAACTTAGCGCTCAAACTTGGGAAAAAACTAAGGCAAAAGTCCGCAAATCGATTAAAAAATTAGCGGTAGATTTGCTGAATCTTTACGCGAAAAGAGCGCAGCAAGTAGGTTTTGCTTTCCCGCCAGATATGCCTTGGCAACAGGAATTAGAGGATTCTTTTCCCTATCAACCTACTCCCGATCAGTTGAAGGCGACTCAAGATGTGAAACGCGATATGGAAGGCGATCGCCCGATGGATCGCCTGGTCTGTGGTGATGTTGGTTTTGGCAAAACGGAAGTGGCGATCCGCGCAATTTTTAAGGCGATTACTGCTGGCAAACAGGTAGCAATGTTAGCGCCAACAACGATTTTAACTCAACAACATTATCACACTCTCAAAGAACGTTTTGCACCTTATCCGATTGAAGTTGGTTTACTAAATCGTTTCCGTACTGAAACTGAACGCCGGGAGCTTCAAAGGCGCTTGGCCAGTGGTGAATTAGATGTAGTTGTGGGAACTCAATCTATTTTAAGCAAGGGAGTTAAGTTTAAAGATTTAGGCTTAATGGTGGTGGATGAAGAACAGCGATTTGGAGTTAAGCAAAAAGAAGCTATCAAAGCGTTGAAAACGATGGTGGATGTGTTAACACTCACCGCAACTCCGATTCCTCGAACTTTATATATGTCACTTTCTGGGATTCGGGAAATGAGTATAATTGCGACACCACCGCCTACCCGCCGCCCAATTCAAACCCATTTAGCTGCTTACGATCCAGAGGTAGTAAGAACTGCAATTCGCCAAGAATTGGATCGGGGGGGTCAGGTGTTTTATGTAGTACCCCGGATTGAGGGAATTGATGATTTAGCAGCACAATTGGGGGTGATGGTTCCGGGGGCAAAAATTGCGATCGCGCATGGTCAAATGGATGCTTCGGAACTGGAAGCGATTATGCTGGCTTTTAGTGCTGCGGATTTCGATATCCTCGTTTGTACGACAATTATTGAATCAGGTTTGGATATTCCCCGCGTCAACACAATTTTGATTGAAGACGCACAAAGATTTGGTTTAGCTCAACTTTACCAATTACGAGGTCGCGTGGGACGGGCGGGGGTACAGGCCCACGCTTGGCTATTTTATCCCAATCAAAATCGCCTTACAGATGAAGCACGTCAGCGGTTGAGAGCGATTCAAGAATTCGCACAATTGGGATCGGGGTATCAATTGGCAATTCGAGATTTGGAAATTCGCGGTGCTGGTGATATTTTGGGAGCGGAACAGTCCGGTCAAATGGACGCGATCGGTTTTGATTTGTACGCACAGATGTTAGAAGAGGCGATTCGCGAAATTAAGGGCCAGGAAATCCCGCAGGTAGAAGATACGCAAATAGATTTGACCTTAACGGCGTTTATTCCGGCGGATTATATCACAGATTTGGATCAAAAGATGAGCGCTTATCGCTCTGTAGCATCTGCTAGTACACTAGAAGAGTTGAGTCAAATAGAGGCGGCGTGGTGCGATCGCTACGGCCCGATTCCTAAACCTGCTCAGCAATTAATTCGAGTAGTTCAATTGAAACAATTAGCAATGAAAATTGGCTTTTCGCGGATTAAACCGGAGAATAAGCAACACATTGTTTTAGAAACGCCAATGGAGGAACCGGGTTGGAATTTACTTAAAGCAAATCTACCGGATCATCTTCACGCTCGTTTTGTTTACAGCAAGGGGAAAGTTACTATCCGAGGGATGGGGGTTTTAACTGCTGATAAACAATTAGATCATTTAATTGATTGGTTGGGTAAGATGCAGGGAGCTTTATCAGAAGCAACAATTTAA